The window TGATTTTAAAATTTCGAGCGGCATTTGTAATCCGCTCCCATCGGGATGAAGAATTAAACTTCCTCCTCCATAGAAAGCACCTACTCCATTAAACAAAAGTAAAACGACAGAAACTATTTTTATTGTAAGTTTCACTAAACAAAAAAATTACTTCCACTGATAGTACACCACTTTTTTAGTATCAAAAAATTCTTCTTCAAAATAGTTTTTCAAATCAAAAAACTGACAAGAATTATAGAATCTTCCGAACTCTTCTTTTAAATCGCCTCCTTTTAAATACAGAATTCCATTAGGCATATCATTAAAACTCTTCATGGAAAATTTACCTTTCAACCAACTGTAAAAAACCGGAAATTCAGTAACAGCCCTGCTCACAATAAAATCAAACTTACCATCCACCTTCTCTGCCCTCTCATGCTGCGTAGTGAGATTTGTTAAGCCTATGCCGGCACTTACTTCATTAATCACTTTCAGTTTTTTTCCAATCGAGTCTACACAATTAAAATGCGAATCCGGAAACATAATCGCTAATGGTAATCCCGGAAATCCTCCTCCTGTTCCAATATCCATCACTTTGGTTCCCGGTTTAAACTGAATCACCTTTGCGATACCTAGAGAATGTAAAACATGACGCTCATATAACAAATCAATATCCTTTCGGGATATTACATTTATTTGAGAATTCCAATGAACATACAAATCGAACAAAGCTTCGAACTGTTGCCTTTGTTTTGAACTTAAATCCGGAAAATATTTAAAGATAATATCAGGCTTCATATTACATGTTGTGGCCCGAGTTTTTTAAGATGTTGAATAAAAATTCACGCGCTCTGAATAATTGAGCCTTTATAGTTCCAATTGGTAAATTCAGTTTTTGAGAAATCTCTTCATGACTCATTTCCTGGTAATAAAACATCACCACTAATTCTTTATACTTTGGCTTTAATTTATCTACCACTTCATTCAGCATTTTAATCTTTTGCTTTTTCATGAAGTTTTCTTCGGGATCCAAAGTACCGGCCTTAATATTTTGCGACAACTGCTGACCTTCTTCGTTTACATATTTCGTATCTAAAGAAAACGCTTCCCCTTGTTTCTTTTTACGCAAGTGATCAATGGCATTATTACTGGCAATTTTAAACAACCAGGTACTGAA is drawn from Bacteroidota bacterium and contains these coding sequences:
- a CDS encoding sigma-70 family RNA polymerase sigma factor; its protein translation is MDELENTDKLTTKAVYDYKLVQAALNQGDQKAYAELLHRYRESVYFMMLKMVGNKDDADDLTIEAFGRAFKRLHQYTPNFAFSTWLFKIASNNAIDHLRKKKQGEAFSLDTKYVNEEGQQLSQNIKAGTLDPEENFMKKQKIKMLNEVVDKLKPKYKELVVMFYYQEMSHEEISQKLNLPIGTIKAQLFRAREFLFNILKNSGHNM
- the rsmG gene encoding 16S rRNA (guanine(527)-N(7))-methyltransferase RsmG, coding for MKPDIIFKYFPDLSSKQRQQFEALFDLYVHWNSQINVISRKDIDLLYERHVLHSLGIAKVIQFKPGTKVMDIGTGGGFPGLPLAIMFPDSHFNCVDSIGKKLKVINEVSAGIGLTNLTTQHERAEKVDGKFDFIVSRAVTEFPVFYSWLKGKFSMKSFNDMPNGILYLKGGDLKEEFGRFYNSCQFFDLKNYFEEEFFDTKKVVYYQWK